The sequence below is a genomic window from Sander lucioperca isolate FBNREF2018 chromosome 6, SLUC_FBN_1.2, whole genome shotgun sequence.
aaagtgctcatattatgctcattttcaggttcataattgtatttagaggttgtaccagaataggtttacatggtttactttttaaaaaacaccatgtttttgttgtactgcacattgctgcagctcctcttttcaccctgtgtgttgagctttcTGTTTTAgccacagagtgaggcatctcacttcacttatgttccatctttgttgggagtcgcacatgtgcagtacctagataaggactactagctaatGTCAACATCTTCCCAACCAATCATTACACAGCATGAACCTTTTAAGGGAAACAACctgtcacatttttattttactgtatatttaatgtCCCTGACTGGCAGACCTGAATACAACAGAACTGGAAAAAACAGAATATCCatttttgaatacatttttcctTTTGTCTATCTCTCTCAGGACTTACCGTGCCGGTCACTTTGACATCATGGAGACGGCCCCAGTCCTCTTCATGACTATCCACAATCATTTGTCCATCATCCTCCTCCATCCCACATTCAGCATTCAGGTCCAGCTGCACTTCTTCCCCCAAAGAGTGCATTCCCACGGCCGGGTAGAGAGCATCAGGAGATGCTGGGATTTCCACACTGCCAACCTTTGGTGGTAGCACACATTCAAATACCGTATTGTTTAGGGAAAGGTAGCTGGGAACTCTGTATACATTCACAAATAAAATTGTAATGGTGAATAAATTCTATCTAAGGTGAAGTAATATGATGGCAACAAAGCACTTACCTCTTTGCCATTTTTGGTAAAAAACACAGTTAGCTGTCTATCATCAGAGTCCAGAGATACTCCACAGCCGATTCTGTCACCTCTGCAGCATTTTGGGCCAAACTGCTGTCCTACAGTGTTGCCATTATACAGCCTGTGGAAAGACAAGTTGGGGAGGTTGAATGGCTACTCAGATCTGTTGTATTACAAATCACACTTTTATATTATCCTGGCTAGACTACTGCAATTCCCTTTTCACCTGCCCTAGCAAGTTGTCCCTGGACTCCTCTAAAACCCCTTTCACACCAATGGCTCAATCAGGGTTATACCCAGGTcgactgtgtgtttgaatgggGTAACCATCCTCGATCTACTCGGCTTCGTGACCCAGCTAGCAAGGTGGGTTTGATCAGGGTAGGCTGGGGTCGATTTCAATGTGAACTGCGCACGACCTGGGTCGCTAACAGCCGGGGCGAGACAAATTATGTGATTGGTTGGAAATGACAGTGGGGCAGTCGTCACAGGTTGCCATCTATGTTCGCcgcacactttaaaaaaaaacaacatgtgcTTTATGTTGGGTtttcaccatagactgtatagaaCTAGGATGTTCACAGGCAGCTTCAACAACAGCAGAGCGGAGCGGTTCAATTCATTTTTGAACAGTCCGCTGGCAGTGGGTGCCAGGATGTTCACTAGTCTGCCTTTTGCAAGTTTTCCAGGCGAAACTGCCTGTAAAAACCCAGCGTTAAAACATATGAAATAAAGTTTTGTTTAATCCTCTTGGCACCGCTGCTcttactccctctctctcttgcttGAGATGTCTGCAGACTGCAGTTCAGAGCAGCTGCTGGGTAGCGtgaatctctctctttttttctgacttttttatttatttatttttttttttatgagccgtgaagccaacagcaaagcccaactttacttttaatgaaatcaaacaaagaaaaatgttctcccctcgtcTTAAAATAGTCGATACCAGAGTAACCTACTTCCTTGTCCAGCTGctgcaataaatatgcagaggaggagaaatcactgcacaaaatcatctgagaagtgtttgatggttatttatttgtgctttagaatgtAATCACTgcaaaacaattataaaataagctttatttatCTCTCCCTAATGTACAATGACAGATTCAAGTAGCTACAAAACATTAGTTCTGCTGGTATACAGATGGACTGGAGGATGTGATgttatagtgcgttccatttacctcggaccTCAGAAGccgaagctgggaatgacgtcacacccgagttgaatgcgttccatttacaagtcggattttcattgttttcattagctctagccagaggtgtcaaaagtattcacattcattactcaggCAGAAATATAGATACtagggtttaaaaagacttctgtagaagttgaagtatcaactcatgctttttactcaagtgaaagtgtaaaagtactggtttcaaaactacttaaggtatgaaagtaaaagtaatgtaagggggaaaaaaatgccaTTAAGGACAAAAGCTTAGGCCGCGCCACAGAAGCCTATAGTACACTACCCCACCTCccccaaaaaacatttttctaaagGCCATAATGACTATAAtgttatattaaaatgttaatgcTGAAAAATCTGGGATGCACCTGTTTCAGCCGCATTTatgcccattgaaaatgaatgcattttaGTACAATGCAAATACATTAAAGAACCATATGTGTACTACTGAGCATTAACATGTGTTTCATGGAGCGGAAGATATGATGACTAGTTGCCTATAAGTATTGAAATGGTGCAAAAGGTCAAACTTCAGAGGCATGTTATCAATAGCCTTTATTGGAATGTAAATGTACATCCAAGCTTAGCTGCAGGAATCTGTGAGGGCAACAGATGTAAGATaacaaaactggacaagaaAATTGCAGGTGCTTGGTTGGGACATTTCGCTCGAGTTCTCTTGAGTCTCTTCCACGGACATCTTtgtactaggctacatacgtcTGCTATTTCCTTGCTTGAGTGTGACGGGATTTGTGTCATGTGCAGGTGCGATGGATCGCGTACAAACCAATAGGATGTCGGAATGGTGTATGTTTATACTTCTCatccaaccacaatcaaattcactctatCCGGATGGCGCGATTTATCTGGGTaggtttttggttgtttttgtttttttgaacgaTGACAAGCCGGAATGAAAACAAGTCAAACTGTAATAGGAGTAACAAgggtatttttaaaatgtaaggagtagaaaatacagataattgtgtgaaaatgtaaggagtagaagtaaaaagtctgctgtaaaataattactctagtaaagtatagatacccaaaatttctacttaagtaaggtaacaaagtatttgtacttcgtttcTTGACACCTCtggctctagccaggttagtcATTGTTAACAATACCAGtttataacaacgcattacgctgttttttgtgcatacaaacagcgtaacatcatgtccacagatagaagatggacagcactgtgtgtacgactgatttagtgagacacaaataacacagaagtgcttataactgtatgttactacaactttcacaactgttgatgcacggagcagccatgttggatttttagctcGGGGTACTTGGTGGTTgcccgagttccgagctcggaaatccgactttgacctcggaaaatctgagttccgagtacaaatggaacgaaCTATCAGCAGTTCACTGAATACGACAtgaaagccccgcccatttctatCAATTAAGGTAATCGTTATGCATTGCTCCCGGGTTGACCCAGGTGAACTCTGAATTGTCATGACCAGGGATATACCCATGTagactggcttggtttgaatttccaaaaggAGGGTTGAACGCTGATCAGACAACCCTAGCTCAACCCTGGTAGGTGGTGAAAAGAGGTATAAATAATACAATCTCTTATGATGgacaggaggaatgattacagccAGCAAAACCTGTTTCAAGGTTCATATGGGCACCTGGctattgttttaagacagacAGGAAAACAATTGTGAACCTATACTTTAAGAACATGTTCTGTGAGcttgtgtatgtacagtataacatTACGTTGTGTCAGAAGTACATTATTCTGCTGCATCTCCATGTATCATTAAGAgagtgtacagtatatgtaaagAAAATGGTCATTGTCACATACTTGCCATCATCAGCATGAAAAGCCACAGAGTGCGGGAGCCAGCCGGGCTGATGGTCCAGCTTGTAGAGCTGAGGTACCAAACCAACAGCAATCATTCCCCTCACTCCTGTATCGATAATGGTCACCTGCAAACACCACAGGTTCAATAATCACCCAGAAACAAGAGAGGAAGTATCACTGCAGTTGAAAAGcccctttcttcttctttttttttttaatgctttataGAGACTCCAAAACCAGAAACGGATTATCTTTGGAAAGTCTTCAAACTTGTTATATAATCATGATTTCCCTTATTTTTAtctgcaaacaaacacattttcaaaattgtGAGCATAAAAACGTAGTTTCTTCTAAATAATATGATTCATTTCATTCTTGCTCTGACACATCTTAGGATGTCGACCCTGAATTCACAAAAGCCGTCTTAACAACCAGAACAATGAGTCATCTACTAATTACACACCATGTCTGGGAGGCGTTTATATTGTGCATAAGCAGAGGAAGATAAGGTGAGGGTGAAGGACACAGATGTATTTCTCTTTTAATCAGAACTTTTCATTTGGTGGATTTTGTCATACAGATATATCAAATAACATGCACGGTACTAGTATGTTATGATGACAAAAAAACAGGTTTTAAGCAAGCAACGTAATCCTGTTTAGCTAACACTAATTTATATTTCAGTGAACAAGACACAGCCATGCTACCTGCTCTGCTAAGCTGAACCTATgttttaagctaaatgctaatgctagcatttAGGGGTGACCCCGAATAGTCGAATATTCAAAGGAGCCTGATTCTGCCTGACAGTCGAATCTTCACAGAGGCGGTATGAAACGAGGAtcatgccattttggctatatgGGGGTGCtcaatgtctgattttacatagaACTACCTGTTTTCTCCCATCAAGTTAATTAGTATGATATAAATATCAACATACaatgctgtaaataaaaatgtgaaaagaaagaagcttttaaaaaaaatcttttaaaagtGTGTGAATAAATTCAACCGCCCCATGACAGATTTATTATATAGACTAGTCGCCGATAGGCAAGTCTTGACGATTCTGATTTGACTATGTAAATTCTTACCCCTACTAGCATggcaacatgctcacaatgacaacgcTACCACACTGATGATTAGCAAGTACAAAGTTTGTTCGCCATCTTAGTTTTGCATGTTAGTATGCTAATTAGCATTAagtacaaagtacagctgaggcttaTGGGAATATCATtcgttttgcaggtatttagcTATAAACTAAAGTAgtggaaaatacatttttgatgcTGGTGCTGCTACCGGTgtaggggatcaccaaagtcagagGGACTTATTCTCTGcagaccatgaatgtctgtataaaatttcatggcaatccatccagtatttgttgagatatttcaagtGGATAGTCCACCTCGTAGCTTTACAGATTTTATGGTAGGAAAATCATACATGGTGACATCAAAATGCCCATTTGAGTGCTGCAGGTTTATTTGCCATAAAAACTTTCTGTTTCTTCTCCTTCAGGCTTTTTACATGCCATCACATTTTGCTTTTGGGTTGGCGCTGCTTCTCTTTTCACTTATAGCATATCTTTGTTAAAAACTGCATGTTGGTTCAAAGTGAAAACCCTGAAGTAAAGAGCTGGCCTTTACCATTGTTATCATAACTGAATACTGACCATATGACATCATCCCTAGGGAGCTGTACATGGACGCACTGCAATCGGAGCACTGCTGGCAAATGCAGGGCGAGGAGCAGAGGAAACTTTTAAGTTATTTCCCATGACCTCAACAATGGCCTATTGAGTGAGGATAAGTCCCTTTTTTCTGTGTCAGTGTAAAACATGCAGATGAACCCTAAAATCTACCATCAGATCAACAATCAGCATCCACTTCACTATCATTTATTAGCTTATGTGCCCATTTACGCAAATcgcttcctccctcctcctacATGACTCCCACAAAGTGAGTCACAGGGATGAAGCACATGCAAGTTTAAAGGTTGAGAGGGTTAGTTACTGTTTCACTACACGTCAGACTGGgacaggatgtgtgtgtgctagGCAAGTTTGAACATGGTTTATTCTGAGAAACAGTCACTGTCCTGGGATGTTTTTGCACTACAGTGTCTAGACTACCAAGAACTGTGAAAATAAACAAACCAGCACATGATTTGTAATGAGGTGCGACTTACTGTATTTGGCTTTGTGAAACTAGTTTGTCAGGCAAGCCCCTGTATTAGATTAAGTCAGTTCACCCATCAAGTCAAAAGCACCACAGAaacttttatatactgtatctgtatgCAGCAGCTGTAAATGCAGTGTTACAGTATGTAAGAGAGCATTGACCCTTCATACTGGCTGACAGATTTACTGGCTGCTAGCTGAGGCTGTTTACAAATAAAGAATCTGACTCAGCTGGTGACAACAGCACggtattgtatattttagccaaCTAGCAGCAACTAAGACTTGTTGCTGGCATTTTAGCACAATATCATGCAAGTAGCCATCAAGTGCATATTTCACGTTTTGAAATGAGTCTGATTGAAAGATACAAAGACGTTTTTAAACAACTCATGCAGCTAACATGAtcttaattagctagctagctacagctgatAAAATCTGCCCGCAACTGCTGGCTAGAGATGTGAAGCCTGCTTTTGTCAGAATTCAAGAACTTGTTGTTTCAAAAATTATAGAGAATTTTAAGTTTAAAATCTGCCTTCGTTATCATTGTAAACGACATAGGTTCCATGCCAGGGTGGAAGGCTTGACAggcatagcaacagtaactaagagGGGCGGGGCTTACAACACCTTTGTATGAAGTGAATCAATGTTAATAATAGCATGAATTTTCTACAGAAAAAATTGCAGGAAATGTGTGCGACGTGAGTGAGTACACGTACTGAGTTCCTGGAAGACTAAAGCTCTTCCTACTTGGTTTCTCCTCTGATCCAAAAATACATTGTTATCTCTTCTTAATGACAAAggttttacaataaaaaatgaTGCGATCAAAAGACAATTTATTGACCATAACTGAACTTGGTAGGTTGACTGAACAGTGTGTCAACATCCAAGTTGTTCGAAAAGAGATCTGTTGCTATTTTCTGGGCTGGGGCTGAGACTTAATTGCTGATGCTGCTTCTGAATTTGGTGTAGAAGATTTTGGCATAATAGCTTTAGTAATCAACACTGTACTCCCATTGTCCCAGCGCACAGTGTAGAAAGAGCTGCCAGGTGATTCAACACATTTATTTCCAAGCTGAAAGATCTTTGTTTCTGATAAAAGTGCCATTGCCAGCAGCCAGTGtcatgattttctttttcactgTGGCACAGCAAAATGACGACTAGCAGTCAGACACAATGGCCTGCCAAGTCTCCTTTCATCAACACAGAACAAGGGCTGTGTCCTAAATCTATAATAAATactaatgctttaaagttaacACTATATACTACTCTTCACAGTACAGTTTTGACAGTTAgtgtacaaaaaaaatgaatgtaatttATCATATTCTACTTGcagacccgttaccggataagcggaagaagatggatggatggatggatacttGCAGGAAATGAAACAAGATGTGGATCACTGCTCACAGTTTCAAATATACTACAGAAGTTTTTACCAAACactaatactttatttttttgttgttgtctgaaATGTATCTGAGCTGAAAACTCAGGTACAATGTCTTGTGGTTGAAAAACTGTTGTAGTTATTTCCAGTTCAGAGGAGCTCCTTCATTTCAGCGGTGTACTGCATTGTGGGACAATACGTGTCCATCAATACCACAAAAAACAATTAATTTGTATGCATACTAGTATCCTTGATTATATTCAATTTTGTAAAACTTCCACTGAGAACGCACTACAAACTCAAAACCCCTGTAAAATGAGTGTGGAAATGGAGACACAGTACTTCGCAGTAGAAACACCCCCACTACATATATATGTTTGAATATAGTATGTACAGCTTACACTCTTGATTAATTCCCAGGAATCTTTACTTCTATCTTCatttgttatgttatgttaaaaCAATTCTGAGCAAGTGGGCTGTTGCATCACACCATATTCTTCttaaattaaaacatatttgataaAGGTAATACTAAGAAGAGTGGAGAGCTATCGTATCTCATTTTAGGGTGACCTCTTACCACCAGTCCAGGGACAGTGGATGTAAAATAGCGTCcaggctaattctggcacattttcccttttatgtattattagtgtgcattgtccctgacattaaataaacctgaaataaataaataaatatcaaaaaTGTTGTGAACTGTCAAAAGTAGACAGCTGTGCAGTCAAAAGAGTACAGAGTATAACTAGTGAGAATGGCTGAAAACCTGTTGGACTGATGATGCGTATGTGTGTTCACAAGGATATTACACTGGCAGTTAATCAACAATGAAGCTTACTtcaaaatagcgatttcttcTTGACAATGGCCTGGCTGCCACAAAACAGCCAACTTCATCTGAATTCCCATGATAcctacaaagagatgcaaaaagaaaaccaaaataTTACTATAATCATGACTTGGTTATAGTACCAAAGGAAGAGCTCTAGCATAACCATATTACAAATCTGTGTCTCCAGTTCAAACAGTCATGGTGGCATTGCTCATCACTGTTACCTGAGTATGTCCCCGTCTCTAAGCATCCTTTTGAGCCGCTCCCGGTATCGCACTGCTCGCACTTCACGAATTTCTCGAATTCGCCTCCTCCAGTTCAGAAAGCGATAATGAATGTTTATGTCGTCCATGTCTGAAAATCATTACAATCTAGGGAAACAAATCACAAAGATGTATTACTGCTTTAGAGCTGGTCAGCtaacattatatatttatttaaatacaatGTAATTTGTTTCTGATGATATTTTAGACTAAAATATTCAACTAGAAGGACCTGGCTTTGATCCTCAGACTAAAGCCTGACTGCGAAGGAGTTGGTGCGTTTGTTTTTCCATTTATGTTT
It includes:
- the LOC116066170 gene encoding SPRY domain-containing protein 3-like, whose protein sequence is MDDINIHYRFLNWRRRIREIREVRAVRYRERLKRMLRDGDILRYHGNSDEVGCFVAARPLSRRNRYFEVTIIDTGVRGMIAVGLVPQLYKLDHQPGWLPHSVAFHADDGKLYNGNTVGQQFGPKCCRGDRIGCGVSLDSDDRQLTVFFTKNGKEVGSVEIPASPDALYPAVGMHSLGEEVQLDLNAECGMEEDDGQMIVDSHEEDWGRLHDVKVTGTLLEYMGKGKSIVDVGLAQARRPLNTRFHYYELEITDAGEKCYIALGLARRDYPKNRHPGWSRGSIAYHADDGKLFQGSGVGDAFGPRCFEGDIMGCGIMFPRDYSLDGGDDVDDWDLDVIPKPSEVQNELYASNEDEEDEGEDLEGKKVTVFFTRNGKVVGRREVALPVGGLHPTIGMMSTGEKVRVDLHPLSG